One Nostoc sp. CENA543 genomic window, AGGCTATTCAGGTTAAACACCACCCTTTCCCCGCAAGGGGACGGAAACAGGCGTTGGCTTTACTATTGGACACCAACGGTTCGGCTAACGTGTTAAACACCACCCTTTCCCCGCAAGGGGACGGAAACACATATCATCTCTTGTTTTACAAAAACTTTGGAAAGGTTAAACACCACCCTTTCCCCGCAAGGGGACGGAAACCTATGGGGTCTAGTGTGTTGTCTCTACCATAGTTGTTAAACACCACCCTTTCCCCGCAAGGGGACGGAAACTATAGTTTTCAAAAAGTAGATGACTTAATTTGGTATGTAAATGAGTTAAACACCACCCTTTCCCCGCAAGGGGACGGAAACCTCATATCTTTTGTAGCAGTCATACAATAGTTTTCCGTTAAACACCACCCTTTCCCCGCAAGGGGACGGAAACTCCGAAACCGTGGTCTTCAAGCACACAACAAGTTAACGGTTAAACACCACCCTTTCCCCGCAAGGGGACGGAAACTCTGAATGTACTCAGAAGACAACCTGAGGTTATTAGTGTAGTGGATGGGTTAAACACCACCCTTTCCCCGCAAGGGGACGGAAACTACTTGTAAGGAAAATCGGTTATCCCTATGATCGCACAGGCGTTAAACACCACCCTTTCCCCGCAAGGGGACGGAAACTTCCTTTATTTGTCTGTCAAGGGTTCCCAGCAGAGAAAAATGTTAAACACCACCCTTTCCCCGCAAGGGGACGGAAACTTGCTAAGTTATCAACTGGGCGATCGCCCGACGAAGTAGCAGAGGTTAAACACCACCCTTTCCCCGCAAGGGGACGGAAACATGATAGCTTTCATTATCTTCTCAGCTTCAGGCATATGAGAAATCTGTGCTAGGTTAAACACCACCCTTTCCCCGCAAGGGGACGGAAACAACAGGGTATGACATTTACCCCGTAATCTTGACGACTTGTTAAACACCACCCTTTCCCCGCAAGGGGACGGAAACGCTGCGTTGTATGCGAGTTGAGTTGCAAAGGTTGTCTTACCGTTAAACACCACCCTTTCCCCGCAAGGGGACGGAAACTTTGAAGGGTCGGACAAAGACGGGCGGTTTTCCATTTATTACCCTCCACGGGGACGGAACTCATTCAATAACTTGGTAAGCTGTTAAAGATGGAAATCGCATAGCCAGGGCGGGCAAGATGCCCACCCCACAAGACTTAGCAGCAATTTTCAGCAAGCCCTAATTCCCTATCCCATGCCCCATGCCCCATGCCCATCATCTATTCATCGGCCAAGATAATTGACAAATAGTACCATGTGGACAAAGGGGCGATCGCTCGAATTTTCCTTGTAGTTGTTTGGCTAGATTTATAAACTGTTGCGTTCCTCTTCCGGCTTTACTAGCGGTACATCCTAAACCATTATCAATGACGCTCAGGGTGTAGTAACCTTCAGATATTGTGCAAGTAACTTGTAGGCGGGTTGCACCTGTGGCGTGTTTACCAACGTTACATAAGGCTTCTTCTAAAAATCTGCAAATTCCTCGCTTGTGTTCAATAGTTAAAAATCTTTCGTCTATGGGTTCAAAAGTCCGAATTTTGATTCTAATATTCTTAAAACCAGGAAAATCCCTTTCTAAAGTATAGGTATACACTTGATAGAGTAGGTCATGCAGGGGTTCTTGTAAGTTTAATACTAGGTCATTGCCTAAATAAAGACTCGTATCTTGGTCTAGGGATTCTTGCTGTAAATATTCATAGATTCCCCTTAATTCATAATTTAATTTCTCTAGTTCTTCTGCTATGACTGGAATAATTTCTTGGTTAGATTCATCTTGACCACGTAGCAGTTGTAGAACTTTCGCTAAACTTTGCAAGGGGCCATTATGAATAGTTTCAAAGGTGCTTTCTATAATCGCTTGGCGGATTTTGATACCGGAACGTAAAGCTTGGTCATATTGGTATAAAGCTGTGAGTTCCATACCATTCACAATCAAGACTAAAATGGCAGGAATGAACGGAATCCACCAACCAAAAATCAAACTGAAATAACAAATTAATCCTAAACTAACACTCGCTAAAACAACGATAATTAAGTTATTTAAGGGTGATTTAGTTAGTCTAGCAATGGCAATTCCGCACACACCCCAAACGAAAATCCAGAAATATTCCCATTGGTCATTCCATGTATTTAATAAAGGTCTTTCATTGAGGACAGCACTAATAATTTGACTGGTAGCATGGGCTTGGACTTCTACACCATAAATTCGCCCTTTACTGATTTGGTTGGATGGAATAGCAGTAGTAGTAAAAAAATCTTTGCGGCTAGGTGCAGTGATACCAATGATAATGATGCGATCGCGTAACCATGTTGGGTTTACTTTACCACGTTTGATATCACTGCTAGAAACAGTCCGAAATCGGGCGTGACCACTGCGAAAATTGAGTAAAACCTGGACTCCGCCTGCATCGGTGTGGATATATCCCCCAGAGTTGGGGAGAAAGCGGGGTAGTTCAGTTTTGCCAAATCGCATAGCCGCGCGATCGCGTCTGCCATTTTCTAAGACAATATGGTTACGGGCTAAATAAGCGGCTGATAATCTAATTGATAAAGATAACTTGTAACCTTGGAGTGTGGGTGTCCCTAATAAAATTCTTCTTAATTTACCATCAATATCTGTAATTTGGTCGGCAAATCCTACTTGTTCAGGCGGAATTTTTGGTGGCGGTGGAATTGGTTCAGGTAAAACTTTTTCAATGGCGATAATGTTGGGTGATTTTTGTAAAATTGCGGCTAGTTTATCGTGATTTGTGTTGACTGGTGGATTTTGATAAATATCTAAACCGATAACTCTAGGTTGATATGTCTGCAATTTTAATAACAAAGTAGCTAAATCATGGTTAGAAATTACAGCATCTGATTGATAGTAATTATGATGACGAACATCTTCTTCATCAATACCCACAATCACAATTCTCTCATCAATAGATTCTTCTGGACGCAACCGCAAAAAATTATCAAATGCTAGCCACTCGACAGATTGCATTAAACCCATGTAGCGCGCTAATATTACTAGTCCAATGACTGCACATCCTGGTAATATACCCACACGCCACATAGCAATTTCTGCTTTAATAACATTCCAAAATCCAGGCGGCATAAATTAATTCTCCAACCTTTAATAAAAGAGGGAATTGGGCATTGGGCATGGAAGAGGAATTGGTGCAGGGTGCAGGGTGCAAGGGGGAGAAAATTTTCCCCATTTCTCCCTGCCCCCCTACCTTCTTTCATCTCCCAGTCCCCAACTAATCAATTAACCCCTCATCCCTCGCCCTCATTTCTGTCTGAATGCGGATGTTTTTACCCTGATCTGGATACAGTTCTAAAGCGTCTTGTAATTTACTCCAGTAATGTCTAACCATCCTTTCGGATATACACATTTTTTGAGCGATCGCTTTATCTTGTAAACCTTCATCAAATGCTAAACTAAGTACCTGTAACCACTCTGGCTTAATTTCTAATCCTGTATGAATTCCTTTGATGTCTTTTGTATGGGTTAGTCCTTGTAATGCCCAATCAACTCTAGTTAACATTTCCTGAGTAGTTAGACTTTTATCCGCAACTGTAAAACCTCCTTTATGACTATCAATTTCAGGTTTAATTCTCACTAATGTTCTGATATGCGCACTTTGTACAACAATATTGAGTTCAGGGTAATTTTTCATCAAAGTTCTGAGTAGTTGTACACCGTTTTCAGGTTTTGCTGTCGTTCCTATATTTTTAGGAAGTGACAAGTCCATAATCACAACATCTGGTTGTAAAATACTGATTTGCTCTAGAGCTAAAAAAGCATTGATAACAGTGATAATTTCTGCATCAACATAATGTTTTTTTAATACTGCTACTGTCCCACTTAAAACTGATTCATGGTCATCAATGACTAAAATTTTGAGGAGTGTTTTCTGAGTTAATAGTTGTTGCATAATTAACACTCTCTTGAAGAATATTGGTATTGATTTTGAGGGATAAATTTCCTTGACAGCAAAGCTGGTACTCGGTTTTGTTCGACTAACTTTATCTGCATCTAGTGAAATTATTCTATCGGTAAAACACTTAATTCAATAACCTAAAGACGTACAAAGTAAAAGTTTCTGAGACAATAATTACCAAGATAAATGCCAAATAATTTGGCAATGACTAGCACGATAAAAACATCTACCGGAAGTTAAAAATTGGAATGTATCACAAAGATATTTTAATTCTGTTGAGTTAGTGTGACACATAAAACTAGTAATATCAGGATAGTTAATCTGTATTTTTAATTGACCCTGATTTTTTTGCTGTTTCAAGCTAATATAAATTGTAATACTTGTAATAATATTTGACAGATTTATTGCCAATAGTTCATCTAAGATTGATAAAACTGTCAAACTATGAAATGCTTGTTCTTGTCGCCAGTAAACAGGCAAGTCTAGATGGAAATATAAATGAGGATTAATAGCTAGCCACGGTTCTATTAAGCACTCAATAGCTAGCGGAAAACTATCTGGAAGTGATTCGGGAAATAAACGGTTGCTTAATTGTACTAAAGAATGATGGAAGTTATCAATTTGTCTCAAATAATCCTGAGTTTGGTGGTTGGATAAATTGAGATTATTTGATGTTAGTACATCTAAATGGCGGCGGATTGTAAAAGTTTCTTGCAATAAATCATCCCGAATTTTCTCGGCTTCCACAAAAAGTTTTGTTGACTGTCTGGAAGACCACCATTGCAATGCTTGTTGAATTCTCTGATAAGATGGCAGAAATTTCACAAGGGTCATAGTTTATAGGGAACGGGGAATAGTCAAACAATTTTGGATTTTGGATTTTAGATTTTAGATTGACCCCGACCACAGTAGCGAACATAGCACAACGATTATTTTAGATTTATTCCGCCACGCTACTTCTCTTAAGTCAGGAAAACAGACCACGAGAGTGGCTTCAAAAGGGGCAGTATAAACCAAAAAAACCTCAATCCAAAATCCAAAATTTAAAATCTAAAATTCGGGGGTCAATAGTTTCTCCTAATTACAAGTCAGTAATTAACCTAGCTTTTCTGAGGATGAATTGTAATGCTGTTTCTTGTTGGGAAATAATATTAGCCTCAGCGTTCATCCCTGATTGAATTTGACATTGCTGTTGTTCGTGACCGAATTTTTGGCTTTCTGGTTGAATTGTCGCCTCAAAATAGCTCTCGCTGGGGGTGACAGTGTTATTATCGTTGCGTTGTGGTGTGATGCTATCGGGGGAAATCGCCTGCACTTGACCTTGAAGAGTGCCATAATCTGGGTAGGGACAAGCATTCACTCGCAGTTGTACTTTTTGTCCTACAGCAACTTTTTTAATGTCTGCGGTGGGAATCATGGCTTTGACAATTAACGGTGTATTTTGGGGTACAATCTCTGCGATCGCTTCACTAGCGCGTACTACTTGGCCTGGGTTACGTAAATTGAGTTTGAGAACTATACCATCACTGGTGGCGCGAATGATGCTGCTTTGTAATTGTCTGGCGATTTGTTGCAGTTCTTTGTCATATTGAGTTATTTGGGCTTGAATTTCTACCTGACGCTGTTGCAAAGATTGTCGTTCTTTATTTAGCGTCGCAATACTCGCCTCACCTCTAGCACGTTCTTGGGCGATACGTTCAGATGCGATCGCTACTGTGGCCATGCTAGGATTAATTGCGGCTTTGGCTGATTGTAATTGGGTTTGAGCAATTTCCACAGCTTGTTTTTCGCCTGCGAGGACAAATTTACTCTGTTCTACGACGAGTTTTTTCTGTTCGTATTCTCGCCTACCGATAGCACCGATTTCTGTTAATTGTTGATAGCGATCGCGATCTACTTCAGCAAAGTTTAAATCAGCCTGGGCTTTTTGTAAATTGGCTTTCGCTTTTTGTAAGTTAGCTGTTGCTGCTAAATATTCACTTTCGGTAGTAATTTGCTTTTCTTGAAAATCTCTTTGATTTTTACTAAAATCAGCCTGTGCAGCCGCAATTGTGCGCTCAATTAATCTAGTCTCAGCAATAATTTGCGTTTCTAAAGTGCTGATTTGGGCATCTATTTGGATAAGTTGTAATTTACCCTGTTGGATATTACTTTGGAGGAGACTTTGTTTAATTTGTAATTCCTGAGTATCCAAACGCGCGATTGCATCCCCCCGCTTCACAATTTGATTTTCTGTCACCAATACACTCTCTATTGTCCCCTCTATTTCCGGCTGTACTAAGCGCACATCACCTACAGGACGAATAGTAGCAGCAGTTCTGACGACGACATCATATTTAATCCAAGCCGAAAGTGCGATCGCACTTCCTACAGTCATCATTAACAATAATCCTAATAAAGAAGTCCATGTACTAACAGCAGGTAAAAATTCTTCATTGGGATCTGCTGTTAGGATTTTTTGATTTTGAATATACAGCATATTTCACCATGAAATAAATAGAAAATGGTAAATAATGAGGATTTTTAGTACAAGAAAGGACTAAAGTCCTTACTACGAACTAAATTCTGGTATTTTTAAATTAATCAATCATGAAACCAATGAATTAAATCTTTTTCCCAGTCCCCAGTACCTGATCCCCAATCCCTAATCCCCTCTAAAGAACCCTGTAACTTTAACCTTCCCTGTTCTAATAAAACAATCCAATCAGCACGGTTAATTACTCGCGGACGATGACTAATTAAAATTGTGGTTTTCCCTTGACGATGAGTTAATAATTGCTCTAAAACTTGCGCCTCACTTACAGGATCAAGTCCACCAGTTGATTCATCTAAAATTAAAATTGGTGGGTCTGTAACTATAGCTCTAGCTATTGCTAAACGTTGACGTTGTCCACCGGAAATATTCGCCCCAAATTCACCTAAGATGGTTTGATATTTATCAGGTAATTTACTAATAAATTCGTCAGCACCAGCAATTTGACAAGCATTGACAATTTGTTCAAAACTCACAAATGGAGTACCTAACCGAAAGTTATCTACAATAGAACGGCTCCAAAAATGAGCGTCTTGAGGAACTAAAACTACCTGTTGACGTAAACAATCTAAAGCTAGGTCTTCTAAATTATATAAACCAATGCGAATGTTACCAGATTGTAGAGAATATAAACCAGCAATTAATTTCGCTAGAGTGCTTTTACCACAGCCAGATTTGCCAATTAAAGCAGTAACTTTCCCGCCGGGAATTGTTAAAGTAAAATCTTCTAATAAATCAACTCTCCCAGCATAGTGAAAGTTGACATTTGTACAAATAATGTCGGTATTCCCTGGTAATTTTGCAAAAGGCTTTTTACCATCGCCCACATTTTCTGGTGTAGTATCAATAACTTCTGTTAAACGTTGAACGGCTGTTTTAGCAGTAGTAAATTCATCAACGAAACTGATGACAGTAGAAATTAATCCCAGAAAGTTACCGTTCATGGAATTAAAAGCCAGTAGCTGTCCAATACTCAGTTTTTCTGCTGGGTTAATTACTAAGTTACCGCCATACCAAAGTAAGATAATACTACCGATACTAGAAACAAAATTAGAAAATGTGCCATTGATAATGCCGATTTGAATTGTGCGTAAAGTTAGGTTAGTCAGATGACTGAAGCGATTTTGTAACTCATCTAAAAATTGTGAGCCAGATGTAGTAGTTTTGAGCGTCAGCGCGCCTTTAAAAGTCTCTACCAAAACACCTTGTGCTTCTGCATCTTTCACTAAAAGCTCACGAGTTTTCTGTTGTAATGTCGGCTGGAAGATAATTGTCGATATACTCATAATTCCTGACATCAACATTGCTAAACCGGTCAACTTCCAGCTATAGAAAATCATGAAGCATAAAGAAATAGCGGCTATAAAAACGCGACTAGGTAAACTAATCACAATTTGAGCAACTAATTGGTTAATTTGGTTAATATCTCGTAAACGGCTGACAATTTCTCCACTGCGTCGCGATTCGTAGTAACTGAGAGGTAATCGGAGAATTTGACGACAAAAATCTAATACCAAACCTAGTTGTAATCTTTGGGCAAAATGGGCAATTAAGTTAGATTGCACCCACGATAAACTACTAGAAATAATATTCATCACTATAACTGCGATCGCCATTGTAGTGAGCAGCTTAGTATCACCACGCACTAAAATATCATCGGTGAGAATTTGTAATAAAAAAGGCGACGCTAAAGATAAAATCCCTAATAGTAAATTTAGGGGTAAAGCTTGCGCTAAAATCCCCCGAAAATGCCAGATACGCCGAAAGAAACGCCCGAAACCAGCAATTTTATCATCCTCACCTTGAAAAAATAATTCTGGATTCGGCTCTAATAACAACATTAACCAATCTGTCCACCCTTCGATTAAATCTTTTTGTGACAGATAACGAATACCCACAGCCGGATCAGCAATGATATATTTTTTGCCTTTCTTTCCATATAAAACAACCCAATGATTACCTTTCCAATGAATAATTGCAGGTAAAGGTGCTTTGTCAATATGGTTTAATAACTCTGGAGAAGTTTTAACTGGACGAGCCTTAAGTCCTAGTGTTTCTGCTCCTCGTTTTAGTCCTAATAAAGTTGTACCAAATTGTCCTGTACCTACAGCTTCACGAATGCGGCTGAGAGTAAAATTACGTCCGTAATGTTTGGCTATTGCAGCTAGACAAGCAGCACCACAATCTTCTTGATTATGTTGTAAAACATGAGAGAATTTCATAACTTTCAATGCTGACATTTATTGATTTAATATCTGGCAACGATAATTGATGAATTTGTATATTGATTCTCCTTGTTGATACAGTGTTAATTTAATATTTAATTTTTATACCTACATCTAAGGGGCTGTATTTTATATTTGGGATGAAAGAAATGATGACATATGGGTAGTTTGAGGATATCGAAATAAGATAATTTCCTCTCCTGGTACAGACATAAGGCTACCTGTTAAAAAATTTGTCATAAAGGAGTTATTTATGAGTAATAGAAGTGCAGTATTTTTTATTAAATCAGGAGAAATATCAAATGCCTTTGCAAGTGTGATGTATGTAGCGGCAGCGAGAAAATCGCCACCGCTAACAGCAGCAGCTTCCTCATTTGATATTTCAATAAATAGATTATTCATTTCATGTTTTGGCATATGTTTGTAATTAATAAAAATGGCTAGTTTGTTTAAATACTGCTTAAATAGTAAAGGTGAAGATGGTGAATTATCCATTTCACCTAATATTAAAATTAAAAGAAAATATGTTACGGGGTGAAAAAACTTTCAGGAGCAGGTAGTGCATTAATCAAGAACAAGAAAACTGTATTAATTACATTCGGATCATTTATTAAGGCAGGATTCAATGCAGTTATAACAGTGTAATAGGC contains:
- a CDS encoding response regulator, with the protein product MQQLLTQKTLLKILVIDDHESVLSGTVAVLKKHYVDAEIITVINAFLALEQISILQPDVVIMDLSLPKNIGTTAKPENGVQLLRTLMKNYPELNIVVQSAHIRTLVRIKPEIDSHKGGFTVADKSLTTQEMLTRVDWALQGLTHTKDIKGIHTGLEIKPEWLQVLSLAFDEGLQDKAIAQKMCISERMVRHYWSKLQDALELYPDQGKNIRIQTEMRARDEGLID
- a CDS encoding CHASE2 domain-containing protein, with the translated sequence MPPGFWNVIKAEIAMWRVGILPGCAVIGLVILARYMGLMQSVEWLAFDNFLRLRPEESIDERIVIVGIDEEDVRHHNYYQSDAVISNHDLATLLLKLQTYQPRVIGLDIYQNPPVNTNHDKLAAILQKSPNIIAIEKVLPEPIPPPPKIPPEQVGFADQITDIDGKLRRILLGTPTLQGYKLSLSIRLSAAYLARNHIVLENGRRDRAAMRFGKTELPRFLPNSGGYIHTDAGGVQVLLNFRSGHARFRTVSSSDIKRGKVNPTWLRDRIIIIGITAPSRKDFFTTTAIPSNQISKGRIYGVEVQAHATSQIISAVLNERPLLNTWNDQWEYFWIFVWGVCGIAIARLTKSPLNNLIIVVLASVSLGLICYFSLIFGWWIPFIPAILVLIVNGMELTALYQYDQALRSGIKIRQAIIESTFETIHNGPLQSLAKVLQLLRGQDESNQEIIPVIAEELEKLNYELRGIYEYLQQESLDQDTSLYLGNDLVLNLQEPLHDLLYQVYTYTLERDFPGFKNIRIKIRTFEPIDERFLTIEHKRGICRFLEEALCNVGKHATGATRLQVTCTISEGYYTLSVIDNGLGCTASKAGRGTQQFINLAKQLQGKFERSPLCPHGTICQLSWPMNR
- a CDS encoding HlyD family efflux transporter periplasmic adaptor subunit is translated as MLYIQNQKILTADPNEEFLPAVSTWTSLLGLLLMMTVGSAIALSAWIKYDVVVRTAATIRPVGDVRLVQPEIEGTIESVLVTENQIVKRGDAIARLDTQELQIKQSLLQSNIQQGKLQLIQIDAQISTLETQIIAETRLIERTIAAAQADFSKNQRDFQEKQITTESEYLAATANLQKAKANLQKAQADLNFAEVDRDRYQQLTEIGAIGRREYEQKKLVVEQSKFVLAGEKQAVEIAQTQLQSAKAAINPSMATVAIASERIAQERARGEASIATLNKERQSLQQRQVEIQAQITQYDKELQQIARQLQSSIIRATSDGIVLKLNLRNPGQVVRASEAIAEIVPQNTPLIVKAMIPTADIKKVAVGQKVQLRVNACPYPDYGTLQGQVQAISPDSITPQRNDNNTVTPSESYFEATIQPESQKFGHEQQQCQIQSGMNAEANIISQQETALQFILRKARLITDL
- a CDS encoding peptidase domain-containing ABC transporter, with the protein product MKFSHVLQHNQEDCGAACLAAIAKHYGRNFTLSRIREAVGTGQFGTTLLGLKRGAETLGLKARPVKTSPELLNHIDKAPLPAIIHWKGNHWVVLYGKKGKKYIIADPAVGIRYLSQKDLIEGWTDWLMLLLEPNPELFFQGEDDKIAGFGRFFRRIWHFRGILAQALPLNLLLGILSLASPFLLQILTDDILVRGDTKLLTTMAIAVIVMNIISSSLSWVQSNLIAHFAQRLQLGLVLDFCRQILRLPLSYYESRRSGEIVSRLRDINQINQLVAQIVISLPSRVFIAAISLCFMIFYSWKLTGLAMLMSGIMSISTIIFQPTLQQKTRELLVKDAEAQGVLVETFKGALTLKTTTSGSQFLDELQNRFSHLTNLTLRTIQIGIINGTFSNFVSSIGSIILLWYGGNLVINPAEKLSIGQLLAFNSMNGNFLGLISTVISFVDEFTTAKTAVQRLTEVIDTTPENVGDGKKPFAKLPGNTDIICTNVNFHYAGRVDLLEDFTLTIPGGKVTALIGKSGCGKSTLAKLIAGLYSLQSGNIRIGLYNLEDLALDCLRQQVVLVPQDAHFWSRSIVDNFRLGTPFVSFEQIVNACQIAGADEFISKLPDKYQTILGEFGANISGGQRQRLAIARAIVTDPPILILDESTGGLDPVSEAQVLEQLLTHRQGKTTILISHRPRVINRADWIVLLEQGRLKLQGSLEGIRDWGSGTGDWEKDLIHWFHD